In the Arachis ipaensis cultivar K30076 chromosome B10, Araip1.1, whole genome shotgun sequence genome, one interval contains:
- the LOC107623194 gene encoding hydroxyproline O-galactosyltransferase HPGT1-like, with translation MELAAARNEGFVLKHLLKTNGIYSKRKSLVMIGVLTTFGRQKNRDAIRNVWMGSGAALKKLEDGRALLHDLLLEEVKIVETIRIRILIVRIG, from the exons ATGGAACTTGCTGCTGCTAGGAATGAGGGTTTTGTTTTGAAGCATCTGCTTAAGACCAATGGGATTTACTCTAAGAGAAAGTCTTTGGTCATGATAGGTGTACTCACAACATTTGGCCGCCAGAAGAATAGGGACGCCATTCGCAATGTCTGGATGGGAAGTG GTGCAGCTTTGAAGAAACTGGAGGATGGAAGGGCATTGTTGCACGATTTGTTATTGGAAGAAG TGAAAATCGTGGAAACAATCAGGATAAGGATATTGATCGTGAGAATAGGCTGA